The segment GTAGTTCACCCCACCAGTAAGCTTTTCCTTTAGTGAACTGAAAGTAGGGAGATGTTCGAATTTGTAGATGTGAGAATGGGTAGGATATGAGAATTTATTATAATACTACACATATAcaaaatttgtattttatttagaGTTTTTActtgaacttttatatatatatatatatatatatatatatatatatatatatatatatatatatataggttcaaatgttttcactatctattgtgtgtctgtatgattgattctgcaccaatcattttagttattttaagaaagtaattaatgcttattaaatgctgaagatgtaattaatacttattatatcttcaacatgtaatatgcattaattactttcttaaaataactaaaatgattggtccacaatcaGTCATAAATGCACACAATACATAGTGAaaataaaataacctaaccctatatatatatatatatatatatatatatatatatatatatatatatatatatatatatatatatatatatatatatatatatatatatatatgtgtgtgtgtgtgtgtgtgtgtgtaatatatgagagagagagagagagagagagagagagagagagagagaaaagaaaaacAGGAGACACGAAAAGGAGAAAAGGAGGCTAACCATACTCCTTTTATATTTCCATCTTCATACATTGCATGTTCTTCAAAGCAAATATTTCTTGTTTACATTCCATGATGAATAAATAATAAATGCCTGCCATGGATATATCATATCGCATTTAATGCTTTGATTTCCATCTTATACAAGTATCACCAAATTCATCTTCCTCGGACACCACAAATATTTTGTTGGCTTGATGATATTAATGATCTTCTCTCATTTAATGAGGATGCCAAGAATGTTACTATCATCATCATGTATTCTTATTTTATTTCTGTGTCTTTCACATGAATGTACTGGTCGACATCCTAGTAGTGATAGTTTGGCCATGGATGACAATGCAAAGCTTCTCAGCGATTCCACCATCAAGGTCAGCTTACCATGACcaactctttcttcttctttggtCCTCATGTTAATTAACTGTACATCGATCTTTTTTGTGACCGTATTTTTGAACTCTTTTAGGGTTTTGAGAACGATCTACTCACAGTTCCTGATCATTTGAACCTCAAAATGACGAAAAAGAGAAAGGATCACAGCTGTAAGGTTGGTAATGATCATCACATGAAAACAGACTCCAAATCACAGAACAGGAAAGTCGTGAacaaggaccaaatgttaaagaAGGTCCAAGAAGAACAGGTTCGTCATCGTCATCAACATCATCCTAAATCACATACTACTGCCATTTTTCGAATCCCTCCTAGAAACAAGCGGATACATCATCAACCTGGTTTTAATCTTGATTATTCTCCACCAAAGACACACCCTCCTAGTCACAACTAATTTAGATTGGTTCGCATGCTTTCATGTTACT is part of the Lactuca sativa cultivar Salinas chromosome 7, Lsat_Salinas_v11, whole genome shotgun sequence genome and harbors:
- the LOC122195159 gene encoding root meristem growth factor 10, with translation MDDNAKLLSDSTIKGFENDLLTVPDHLNLKMTKKRKDHSCKVGNDHHMKTDSKSQNRKVVNKDQMLKKVQEEQVRHRHQHHPKSHTTAIFRIPPRNKRIHHQPGFNLDYSPPKTHPPSHN